One genomic region from Gossypium hirsutum isolate 1008001.06 chromosome D13, Gossypium_hirsutum_v2.1, whole genome shotgun sequence encodes:
- the LOC121224958 gene encoding uncharacterized mitochondrial protein AtMg00860-like yields MTEDDKEVVVISERRDYLSNVISTLVAEKLVRKRYEAYLAYLYAKLSKCEFWLREVTFLKHVVPIEGIRIDPRKIEAVLDWKQPKNISKICNFLGLEGYYRRFVKGFSLIVGPLTKLLCKGVPFVWTYTQQSSFEKLKSVMTQALVLIQTESGK; encoded by the exons ATGACCGAGGATGATAAGGAAGTGGTTGTGATCAGTGAGCGTCGAGATTATCTGTCGAATGTGATCTCCACTCTTGTGGCTGAGAAACTGGTTCGAAAAAGGTATGAGGCATATTTGGCTTAc ctctacgctaagttgagcaagtgtgagttctggttgcgtgAGGTGACTTTTCTGAAGCATGTGGTTCCTATTGAGGGGATCCGTATTGATCCaagaaagattgaggctgtgcttgattggaaacagcctaagaataTATCTAAAATCTGCAATTTTCTGGGTCTTGAGGgatattatcggcggtttgtcaAGGGGTTCTCTCTGATTGTAGGTCCTTTGACTAAGCTTCTGTGCAAGGGTGTTCCTTTTGTTTGGACTTATACACAacaatcgagctttgagaagctcaagtctgttaTGACTCAGGCTCTTGTGCTGATACAAACTGAATCTGGTAAATAA